In Sulfurisphaera javensis, a single genomic region encodes these proteins:
- a CDS encoding zinc ribbon domain-containing protein, whose amino-acid sequence MEKEKSKFNYCPKCGYKLTDHFNFCPNCGYSLYTIREEEKEYYITDYLLSFLDYLNQQIVDAKKNAIIQNLLVDYYLEIENEIRLLFVLDKRLLDNLDKVIDVIVYLLREKKKSVSIVLISKEKEISEIENELKYIMDKLSLVLDKVDIELYVYKGYVRQEPLD is encoded by the coding sequence ATGGAAAAAGAAAAAAGTAAATTCAATTATTGTCCAAAATGTGGATACAAGTTAACGGATCATTTTAACTTTTGTCCTAACTGTGGTTATAGTTTATATACTATTAGAGAAGAAGAGAAAGAGTATTATATTACCGACTATTTATTATCATTTCTTGATTATTTAAATCAGCAAATAGTTGATGCAAAGAAAAATGCAATTATACAAAATTTATTAGTTGATTATTATCTTGAGATTGAGAATGAAATAAGGTTACTATTTGTCCTAGATAAGAGACTTTTAGATAACTTAGATAAAGTAATTGATGTAATCGTGTATTTATTAAGAGAAAAGAAGAAAAGTGTGAGTATAGTATTAATATCAAAGGAAAAAGAGATCTCAGAAATAGAAAATGAATTAAAATATATAATGGATAAATTATCATTAGTATTGGATAAGGTAGATATCGAATTATATGTCTATAAAGGGTATGTGAGACAAGAGCCATTAGACTGA
- a CDS encoding AbrB/MazE/SpoVT family DNA-binding domain-containing protein has translation MERVKVTRNYQVTIPASIREKINIKEGDILEVTVSGNEIIMRKVESKRPRIKLNRELTIEDIEKDIEEGMNESSS, from the coding sequence ATGGAAAGAGTTAAAGTAACAAGAAATTACCAAGTAACAATTCCAGCTTCTATAAGAGAGAAGATTAACATAAAAGAGGGGGATATATTAGAGGTTACTGTATCTGGAAATGAAATCATAATGAGGAAAGTTGAGTCTAAAAGACCTAGAATTAAGTTAAATAGAGAACTGACTATAGAAGATATTGAGAAAGATATCGAGGAAGGAATGAATGAAAGCAGTAGTTGA
- a CDS encoding nucleotidyltransferase domain-containing protein — MNWDLYLAREWEKRKYYLLHAREYVKKIKDICVKEIDPECRVILFGSVARGNFRIDSDVDVLVITKVRDEIDRARVSQKLHDAIGVREPFEIHIVTKEEYENWYKRFIDVYEEY, encoded by the coding sequence ATGAATTGGGACTTATATCTAGCACGTGAGTGGGAAAAGAGAAAGTATTACTTACTCCATGCAAGAGAATATGTGAAAAAGATAAAAGACATCTGTGTAAAAGAGATTGACCCAGAATGTAGGGTTATCCTTTTTGGCTCTGTTGCTAGAGGAAATTTTAGGATTGATAGTGATGTTGATGTTTTAGTAATAACTAAGGTTAGAGATGAAATAGATAGGGCTAGAGTTTCTCAAAAGCTTCACGATGCTATAGGTGTTAGGGAACCTTTTGAAATTCACATAGTGACAAAAGAGGAATATGAAAATTGGTACAAGAGGTTTATTGATGTTTATGAGGAGTACTGA
- a CDS encoding winged helix-turn-helix domain-containing protein, with translation MRIVQNKRKRTDLDIIYEILNALKNGPLPKTKLIYKANLAYVISQKYIPYLEEVGAIKKDNDLYYITSKGMEIHQLLGIYRSKVKEIKQILDSLKEKIDDKNG, from the coding sequence ATGCGAATAGTACAAAACAAAAGAAAAAGAACAGATTTAGATATTATATACGAGATTTTAAATGCTCTTAAGAATGGTCCTTTACCTAAAACTAAGCTTATTTATAAGGCCAATCTGGCATATGTTATTTCACAAAAATACATACCGTACCTTGAGGAGGTAGGAGCAATAAAAAAGGACAATGATCTTTATTATATTACTTCTAAAGGAATGGAGATTCATCAGTTATTAGGAATATATAGGAGCAAAGTAAAGGAAATTAAACAAATCTTAGATAGTTTAAAGGAGAAAATAGATGATAAAAATGGTTGA
- a CDS encoding glycosyltransferase, protein MRILAVVDFGLNENTGGYQRNYEIMKRIVKKADVDIIPSIRNVKLISWRRELIKLLKELNSTPLYVIDLLKETSTVEDFVSGLKKEKYDVAMVYSNSSENIELARKLTTAPIGVQLQLEPFYRDYSILFRIMFRGVTGRAVINFKRAMEESEKEKEKWIKLIKNNSLHFITSVSKTPLINSGLDKLLPTFVTKPGNSFNREILSFRSEEKDDDYAVYYTRLMPEKGLFEVPIIWKKLNKDIKLYVMGNFVYEEDKEDFEDFVKRLNVNIEYLGFKQGEELYRIVSKASFTLYPSHYDSFSLVILESLALGTPVFAYNTPAIKEIYGGVKGVHLAKEDDINGLVTLIEKREKGEIAPIPEFYSSWDRVVDAELEDIKRGMISKS, encoded by the coding sequence ATGAGAATTTTAGCTGTTGTAGACTTTGGTCTTAATGAGAATACTGGAGGTTATCAAAGAAATTATGAGATTATGAAGAGAATTGTTAAAAAGGCTGATGTTGATATTATTCCCTCAATAAGAAACGTTAAACTAATTTCTTGGCGTAGAGAGTTGATAAAACTTCTTAAGGAGTTAAATTCAACTCCACTTTATGTAATTGATCTATTAAAGGAAACTTCAACAGTAGAAGATTTTGTCTCTGGATTAAAGAAGGAAAAATATGATGTAGCAATGGTTTACAGTAACTCCTCAGAAAACATTGAATTGGCAAGAAAGTTGACAACAGCACCAATAGGTGTACAGTTACAATTAGAACCATTCTATCGTGATTATTCAATCTTATTTAGAATAATGTTCAGAGGAGTTACAGGGAGGGCTGTAATTAATTTTAAGAGAGCAATGGAAGAATCTGAAAAAGAGAAAGAAAAGTGGATTAAATTAATCAAGAATAATTCTCTTCATTTTATAACTTCCGTTAGTAAAACTCCCCTTATTAATTCTGGTTTAGATAAGCTACTTCCCACTTTCGTAACGAAACCTGGGAATTCTTTTAACCGTGAAATTTTGAGTTTTAGAAGTGAAGAAAAAGACGATGATTATGCAGTTTATTACACTAGACTAATGCCAGAGAAAGGATTATTTGAAGTTCCAATAATTTGGAAGAAATTAAATAAGGATATAAAGTTGTACGTCATGGGGAATTTTGTTTATGAAGAAGATAAAGAAGATTTTGAAGATTTTGTTAAAAGACTTAATGTTAATATAGAATATTTGGGTTTTAAACAAGGAGAAGAACTTTATAGAATTGTTAGCAAAGCTTCATTTACCCTTTACCCTTCTCACTATGATAGTTTCTCTTTAGTTATTCTTGAATCTTTAGCATTAGGTACGCCAGTTTTTGCTTATAACACACCAGCAATAAAAGAAATTTATGGTGGTGTAAAAGGAGTTCATTTAGCTAAAGAAGATGATATTAACGGATTAGTTACACTTATAGAGAAAAGAGAGAAAGGTGAAATAGCTCCAATTCCAGAATTTTACTCTTCATGGGATAGAGTTGTTGATGCTGAACTGGAAGATATAAAAAGAGGTATGATAAGTAAAAGTTAA
- a CDS encoding PIG-L deacetylase family protein — protein MRVLVVAPHPDDETLCCGGSIIQYLPNVKVVIVTDGRYGAPTEELRGSEELVRIRKEEALRALGILGVNDVMFLNFEDSKVKEKEKEVKEALSVVLNQYKPDLVFSPIPIDAHPDHSALGKIMLELYPSSYFYLIWVSNLSLSGWDEIKINVSKYKERKIRALEEYKSQLGGFSKDFLARFTGDYEVFYKRVNI, from the coding sequence ATGAGGGTTTTAGTTGTTGCACCTCATCCGGATGATGAAACCTTATGTTGTGGTGGAAGTATTATACAGTATTTGCCAAACGTAAAGGTTGTTATTGTTACTGATGGTAGGTATGGTGCACCTACAGAGGAATTAAGAGGAAGTGAGGAGTTAGTTAGAATTAGGAAAGAAGAAGCTTTAAGAGCTTTAGGAATTTTAGGTGTTAATGATGTTATGTTTTTGAATTTTGAAGATAGTAAAGTTAAAGAGAAGGAGAAGGAAGTTAAAGAGGCTTTGTCAGTAGTTTTAAATCAGTATAAACCAGATCTTGTATTTTCACCAATTCCAATAGATGCTCATCCAGATCATTCAGCATTAGGTAAAATTATGCTTGAACTTTATCCTTCTTCATATTTTTACCTTATTTGGGTCTCCAATTTATCACTCTCAGGTTGGGATGAGATAAAAATTAACGTTAGTAAATATAAGGAAAGAAAAATTAGGGCTTTAGAAGAGTATAAGAGTCAATTAGGTGGGTTTTCAAAGGATTTTTTAGCTAGGTTTACTGGGGATTATGAAGTATTTTATAAAAGAGTAAATATCTAA
- a CDS encoding zinc ribbon domain-containing protein, which produces MVKYCPRCGSPNPDDAVFCQRCGYPLQGTQQIQPPQPIQQPLTPPQPIQYAQQPAPYSYPYYQQPKTASDYGQMLARWGTILYGIVYFLLGIGGILSEVSFYTSGEPGKIVGSIILSAIGSAMLFLLGVIALLIGFTKNIMRWMFLGGIFIFIYFLMMGIGYIYTGVEFGQSASTAGGVLLIISSIFVFLAAFFAKNINLGRKLFAIVLGIVSFFIIYGVASYYAGLVGLLQGLASLFGQSSSPIPAILFLFSASFFNSDLALLAIAFMMTMLSVVIILFYSNLTKYINVFLYLAFLIFSLGVLVLGVEGVSGGIPSMSGMSAAFKASVYVSVTAAIIDIAAGSLLTIGALIFLANYFNNLQKKNQ; this is translated from the coding sequence ATGGTAAAGTATTGTCCAAGATGTGGAAGTCCAAATCCAGATGATGCAGTATTTTGTCAGAGATGTGGTTATCCATTACAAGGAACACAACAAATTCAACCTCCACAACCTATACAACAACCATTAACTCCTCCACAACCTATACAATATGCTCAACAACCTGCTCCTTATTCGTATCCTTATTATCAGCAACCAAAGACCGCTTCTGACTATGGGCAAATGCTAGCTAGATGGGGAACAATTCTTTACGGAATAGTATATTTTCTTTTAGGTATTGGAGGAATACTGTCTGAAGTTTCATTTTATACTTCTGGTGAACCTGGAAAAATCGTTGGTTCAATAATATTATCTGCTATAGGATCTGCTATGTTATTTTTACTTGGTGTAATAGCATTGCTAATAGGATTTACTAAAAACATCATGAGATGGATGTTTCTTGGTGGAATCTTTATATTTATTTACTTTCTAATGATGGGAATTGGATATATATATACTGGAGTTGAATTTGGTCAATCAGCAAGTACAGCTGGTGGCGTACTTTTAATAATTTCTAGTATCTTCGTGTTCTTAGCTGCCTTTTTTGCTAAGAACATAAATTTAGGAAGGAAACTATTTGCAATAGTATTAGGTATAGTTAGTTTCTTTATTATATACGGTGTAGCTAGTTATTATGCAGGTCTTGTAGGTTTACTACAAGGTCTAGCTTCTTTATTTGGGCAATCATCATCTCCAATACCTGCAATTTTATTCTTATTCTCAGCATCATTCTTTAATTCTGACCTTGCTCTCTTAGCTATTGCGTTTATGATGACTATGCTAAGTGTAGTAATAATTCTATTTTACAGTAATTTAACTAAATATATTAACGTATTCTTATACTTAGCATTTCTTATATTCTCCTTAGGCGTACTAGTATTAGGAGTTGAGGGAGTATCTGGAGGAATACCTTCAATGAGTGGTATGTCAGCCGCTTTTAAAGCATCTGTATATGTCTCTGTAACAGCTGCAATAATTGATATAGCTGCTGGTTCATTACTAACCATAGGAGCACTTATATTTCTTGCTAATTATTTTAATAATTTACAGAAAAAGAATCAATAA
- a CDS encoding glycosyltransferase, which yields MIFELLNLIYSILYGVFIYFPVNFIVFFIIPSLLRRYKASKYKPYTSGLTRKDVKVSVIIPEYNEDLDIFEKCVKSVYKNKPDEIIIVHDDGRKEVAEIGKKYGAKVFSVNKRLGKRRALILGWLNAIGDIIVQVDSDTIMENNTLEEIIKPFSDPKVAGVQGHPILFRTGGRLPYLYGQIIELSRDVVSKALNGSLPVIDGKIAAYRRSFLIEAINFFDKEKYGKRTITIADDKALTYYANFMGYKTVYQSTAIAKSAAQPTISAFINQQLRWARSGYLYLVKEIRSGLFFMMGSFYRFHILTYLLAPFSFLFALTQAVLVPANPTLWSWGYLIDYGINIPIILYSLLIFIVGININMRLSLSLLGIKFKEIGTLDYTAIGVFGLFVIFPMFLYAAITHFKASEWRQVIGGG from the coding sequence ATGATATTCGAATTACTGAATCTAATATACTCAATACTATACGGTGTTTTCATATATTTCCCAGTAAACTTTATCGTTTTCTTTATTATACCTTCATTGCTAAGAAGATATAAAGCTAGTAAATATAAGCCGTACACTTCTGGGTTGACAAGGAAAGACGTTAAAGTTAGCGTAATAATACCAGAATATAATGAGGATTTGGATATTTTTGAGAAATGTGTTAAATCAGTATACAAAAATAAACCAGACGAGATAATAATTGTTCATGATGATGGAAGGAAAGAAGTTGCTGAAATAGGTAAGAAATATGGCGCAAAGGTATTTAGTGTAAATAAAAGATTAGGAAAGAGAAGAGCATTAATTTTAGGTTGGTTAAATGCTATAGGAGATATTATTGTTCAAGTAGACAGCGATACTATAATGGAAAACAATACGTTAGAAGAAATCATAAAACCTTTTAGTGATCCGAAAGTCGCTGGAGTTCAAGGGCATCCAATTCTATTTAGAACTGGAGGAAGATTACCATACTTATATGGACAAATAATTGAGCTTTCAAGGGATGTAGTATCTAAAGCCTTAAACGGTTCTCTACCAGTGATAGATGGGAAGATTGCGGCCTATAGAAGATCATTCTTAATAGAAGCAATCAACTTTTTTGATAAAGAAAAATATGGAAAACGTACTATCACAATAGCTGATGATAAAGCTTTAACTTATTATGCCAATTTTATGGGTTATAAAACTGTTTATCAGTCAACAGCAATAGCAAAATCTGCAGCTCAACCAACAATAAGTGCCTTTATAAATCAGCAATTAAGATGGGCAAGGAGTGGTTATCTATATCTAGTGAAAGAAATTAGGAGTGGTTTATTCTTTATGATGGGTTCATTCTATAGGTTTCACATACTTACATATTTGTTAGCTCCTTTTTCATTTTTATTTGCGTTAACACAAGCTGTTCTAGTTCCAGCAAACCCTACACTATGGTCATGGGGGTACCTAATAGATTATGGAATAAACATTCCAATAATTTTATATTCTTTATTAATATTCATTGTTGGTATTAACATTAATATGAGGTTAAGCCTATCATTGTTAGGAATAAAATTTAAGGAAATTGGAACGTTAGACTATACAGCAATAGGGGTTTTTGGATTATTTGTCATTTTCCCAATGTTTTTATATGCTGCAATAACTCATTTTAAAGCAAGTGAATGGAGACAAGTAATTGGTGGTGGATAA
- a CDS encoding HEPN domain-containing protein — protein MTEHLRRNALDFIEEAENDIKILNLAVFHLEQALQLSLKYVLFNLTGSFPKIHDVKELLARVINLTGNKTDMMNKYSIHLDLLVEAYISSRYLSHIIL, from the coding sequence ATGACGGAACATCTAAGGAGAAATGCATTAGATTTTATAGAAGAAGCTGAGAATGATATTAAAATACTAAATTTAGCCGTATTTCATCTAGAGCAAGCTCTACAACTTTCCCTTAAATATGTTCTTTTTAATCTCACCGGGAGTTTTCCAAAAATTCACGATGTAAAAGAATTGTTAGCTAGAGTTATTAACTTGACTGGAAATAAGACAGACATGATGAATAAATACTCCATTCATTTAGACTTATTAGTAGAAGCTTATATTTCGAGTAGGTATTTATCCCACATCATACTCTGA
- a CDS encoding ion channel, with product MFLSTRSIASLLVLLSVVTIGVIGNYILGTTGHNFNQPMNLINAIYFTIVTLSTVGYGDIVPITPIAKIFDIILIIMGMGAFLTALSSISSDFATNNIMSLTEKIQKVEEEFTKSHILLIGSGPVNYNLALLLKEKKEKYILLVSDKVEEEKFKQEGFKVYAINVISEDELMKFHPERAKLIIVDMKNVSDMVYVLLILSETTKSKIIAVVHDKDAEKRIMTLKKIREIEIINPSEMIATQLFSNLK from the coding sequence ATGTTCCTATCAACTAGATCTATTGCATCCCTGTTAGTTTTACTCTCAGTCGTAACTATAGGAGTTATAGGAAACTATATTTTAGGAACTACTGGACATAATTTTAACCAACCAATGAATTTGATTAATGCAATATATTTCACTATAGTAACTCTTTCAACTGTTGGTTATGGTGATATTGTTCCAATAACTCCAATAGCTAAAATATTTGACATTATTTTAATTATTATGGGAATGGGAGCTTTTCTTACTGCATTAAGCAGTATTTCAAGTGACTTTGCTACTAATAATATAATGTCTTTAACTGAAAAGATACAGAAAGTTGAGGAAGAATTTACTAAATCTCACATTTTATTAATTGGATCTGGTCCAGTAAACTATAATTTAGCCTTACTTTTAAAAGAAAAGAAAGAAAAATACATCCTTTTAGTTTCTGACAAAGTTGAAGAGGAAAAATTTAAACAAGAAGGATTTAAGGTATACGCAATTAACGTAATATCAGAAGACGAACTTATGAAGTTTCACCCAGAAAGAGCTAAGCTAATTATTGTTGATATGAAGAATGTAAGCGATATGGTCTATGTATTACTAATTCTTTCTGAAACAACAAAGAGTAAAATTATTGCTGTTGTTCATGATAAAGACGCTGAAAAAAGGATAATGACATTAAAGAAGATAAGGGAGATTGAGATAATAAATCCAAGTGAGATGATTGCTACTCAATTGTTTTCGAATTTAAAATAA
- a CDS encoding PIN domain-containing protein: MKAVVDTNVLIFDYVEDSEFHKDAEKLLDSLEKWMIPTLVIHEFVWFLKKNKLDNHIDDVLSYIKNEKAEILDDNIHILRKGIDIILSEKLSLSHYNDVVILSHAIVNNLALASFDRDLIKIAKKYSVKTIS, translated from the coding sequence ATGAAAGCAGTAGTTGATACAAATGTGCTTATTTTTGATTACGTAGAAGATTCAGAATTCCATAAGGATGCTGAAAAGCTTTTAGATTCTTTAGAAAAATGGATGATCCCTACATTAGTTATTCATGAGTTTGTGTGGTTTTTAAAGAAAAATAAACTTGATAATCATATCGATGATGTTCTTTCTTATATTAAAAACGAAAAAGCTGAAATATTAGATGATAACATCCATATATTAAGGAAAGGTATTGATATAATCTTATCCGAAAAACTCTCTTTATCCCATTATAATGACGTAGTTATACTATCCCATGCAATAGTGAACAATTTAGCCTTAGCAAGCTTTGATAGAGATTTAATAAAAATAGCTAAAAAGTATAGTGTAAAAACTATCTCATAA
- a CDS encoding DUF4898 domain-containing protein: MFCIVKPLNYELENIVKEIRKDTPFFVFVSEKLVDKVIVFW, translated from the coding sequence ATGTTTTGTATAGTTAAGCCGTTAAATTATGAATTAGAAAATATAGTTAAAGAAATTAGAAAGGATACTCCCTTTTTCGTATTCGTATCTGAAAAACTAGTAGATAAGGTAATAGTATTTTGGTAG